Sequence from the Parvicella tangerina genome:
GGAACGTTTGGCAAGACAATCAAATAATCCCGCTAAAAAAGTATACCTCACTCACTTGGCAAAACAGCTAAAAAAGTATGAGGTTAATGTGCTAAGCGGTGTGGATGGAATTGCAGCTATTACAGACGAAGACCAACTCAAATATAAAAATCTGGGATGTAAAAAACCTATGATCACTATTCCTTTTGGCATTAATTTGAGTGATTATCACATTCAGGAAGAACGAAAAAGTACAGATCAGCTCAACTTTAAATTATTTCATCTTGGAGCGATGGATTGGAAACCCAACCTGGAAGGAATCGCATGGTTTTTAGAAGAAATATGGAACAAGTCTCAACAAAATCACCCTGCGTTTAGCCTACATCTTGCCGGCCGTCACATGCCTGATTGGTTGTTGGAAAACAACTTTCCGAACGTTTTTAATCATGGTGAAGTAGATAGTGCTAATCAGTTTATGCTGGATCACGACATTATGATAGTTCCACTGCTTTCTGCAGGTGGAATGCGTGTAAAAATAATAGAAGGTATGGCCTTGGGTAAAGTGGTGATTTCTACTCGTATAGGAGCTGAAGGAATTAACTGTAAGAACAGGGAAAACATCCTGATTGCAAACAACCTTGATGAATTTGAAGATCAGCTCAAATGGATTGAAGAAGATCCTGAGCGTCTTTCCTTAATTGGATCTAACGCCAGACGATTGGTGGAAGGATACTACGACAATGAATCGATTATGAAAGATCTCTACGGATTCTATGTGAACTTGATTCAATGAAGAAAAAACTTTTCGTCATATCATCCCGCGTACCTTATCCTTTGGACAAAGGGGATAAACTAAGATTATATCATCAGCTGAAAGAATTATCCAAAGAGTTTGAAATCTGTCTTTGCTCGCTAGATGACAGCGGTAAAGGACACTTATATTTAAATGAGCTAAAAAAGGTAGTCCAGAATACGCACATCATTAAACTAACAAAGTGGCGCATTTATTTGAATCTGCTATTGGGTGCTTTTGGTCGCAAACCCTACCAAGTTCATTACTTTTATCAAAAGGCTGCTAAGAAAAAGGTAGATCAACTGATCAAATCGTTTCAACCAGATCATATTTATTGTCAACTTATTCGTGCAGCTGAATATGTTAAGGGGTATCATGAGATTCCCAAAACCATCGATTATCAAGATGCCTTCAGCAAAGGTATCGAAAGAAGAATAGATAAAGCAGGTTGGCTAAAAGGGCTTTTCAGATCTGAGCACAAACGTTTATTGAAATACGAAAATCTCACCTTTGATTATTTTGATCATCATACAATCATAAGCGAAGAGGATCGCAACTTTATTTTTCATGAAAAGCGAAAACAGATTAAGATTATTCCCAATGGAATTGACACGCATTATTTTACGCCAAAGGACGAAGAAAGATCGTATGAATTGCTGTTTGTTGGCAATATGAGCTATGCCCCAAATATCGACAGTGCTAAGTATATTGTTGAAGAAATTATGCCACTGATTTGGAAGGAACGACCTCGTGTAAAAGTTCTCATTGCTGGTTCAAACCCCACTCATGAAGTAAAAAAATTGACCAGTGACCTGATCACTATCTCTGGCTGGGTTGATGACATCCGAACAGCTTATTTAGATGCAAAAATTTTCATTGCTCCAATGCGAATAGGCAGTGGGTTGCAGAATAAATTATTAGAAGCCATGTCAATGGAACTTCCATGTATTACCTCTTCACTAGCAAATAAATCTTTGAACGCTCAACATGAGAAAGAGGTGATCGTTTGTTCTTCTTCCTCCTCCTATGCTAAAGCAGTACTTGAGTTATTGGATAATCAAATGGGTTACGAACGTCTTTCCAAGAGCGGAAGGTCTTTTGTAGAGTCAAAATTCTCCTGGAAGAAGTCCGTTGAAGAGCTAGCTGTATTGCTCAATTCTTCCCATTAATCCTGATCAAAAAAGAAATTTACCAATCCATTGATTTGGGTTAATGTAATGGATTCATCTTCGAAAAACTCGTTTACCGCATAATCCAGTTCTTTGTTGCTTATGAAAGCATCCTGATCCTTGTCGAATCGCACAAAATTCTCAGGAATTATTGTCGCATTTTTCGCTTCAAAACCTTCGTCAGGAAAAGACTCGTTTACTCCATCGCTACTGGCAGTATTGTCTTCTCCAGGTTCATAAGAAAAATAAGCTATTGCAGCCTCCTCCCGATCTTCCATTTTGATCTCCTTCACATTTCCTCCAGCGTAAATTACTTCAGAGGTCAATTCCCCATCTCTATCATAAGTATAATAAGGCCCCTCATTTATTATGACTCCAGAATTCGTATCAAGAACCATTCTACCATAAGCCATTTTACCACCTCCCACACGATTCACTTCTTTCGAGTAGATCAAGGAGTCTGCATCGATAAGCTCAATTTTCGTAATAATTGTATTCTCATTGTTTTTTGTCACCTTTAGTGTTGGAATCAACGTTTCTTCATCGAGTACAATCTTTTCTTTCAACACCCCATTATTATAGTAATTCTCTGATTCGATTACGTTGTAGTCATTAAAGTTCTTGACTTCTTTGACATATCCATTAATGAAATAACAAATCAAACTTCCTTCTCCTTGTTTCTTTCCTTTGAATTTCCGCTCTTTTGCTCCGTTGACATAATAGTTGGTAAAGCTTGTCAGAACGCCATCATCGTAATTTCCTTTGTGCAAAATAAATCCGTTCGAATAAAAATCTTCAATCTTCCCTTTTGCTGGTGCTCCATTTTCGATATTCCGAATTAAAGGCTGCTGCTGATAGGAACTGTACAGGTCATATATAGTAATGCCTTCAACATAGTCTTCCACCTCTTCGGGTTCTGGCGAAAAGGTCCCTTCTGGCAGTTGTGTGATGAAATCTTGAGCGTTCAGATTAAAATGACTAATGAGTATCAGCATAAGTATTGAACATGATAATCTGACTATCTTTGGTGTAAATTCCTTTAAAAACATTGCGTTGAAAAAATACAAAACTGCGCTTAAGTACGTATGGGTTAGTCTTTTGGTTACAATACTCATTATTTACCTCTTACAACCAACTGCTTTTTCCATCGAAGGATTCACTTCTTTTTTTCGGGATAATGAAACAGCGATTCTCATAGGATATGTGCTTCTCGTGCTCATACGATCCATTTTTTTTATTCCAGCGACTGTTCTATTAATCTTAGGTATGGCGTTGTATCCAGAGGCTTTTTGGTTTCTGCTGATGGTTAATATGATCGGCATCTTGATTGGAGCAACAGTCATCTATATTGCTGGCAAACTATTCACTGAAGATGATTTTTTCAGTGCCAAACATCAAGCTAAACTACCAGTGGTAAAAAAGAAGATCAACGAGTATGGATTTTGGATTGTTTTATTGTGGTCTTTTTTTCCGTTGGTTCCTACTGATCTTGTTTGCTACATTTCAGGTGCAACACACATGAAATATTTCAAATTCATTTCTGCAGTATTCATTGGAGAGGTAATACTTGTCAGCACTTATCTGTATACTGGTAAAAGTCTCTTTGAGTGGTTATTCTAAATACCAATCTCTTTTGCTTTTGCAGAGGTTTTCTCGGGATTCCAGGCGTCTTCATAAGACGCTTTGAAAAAGAGCTCTTTTACGTATGATATGGTTCTAACAAAACGTAAAAAGTACCCATGATAGAGCACCATCAACGGAGCAAATGGAATAAAATAGGAAAAAGGCGAATTTTTTCTTTCTCTAAAGAAATTAAATACGATAAGTTTAAAGTAGTTGGTCATGGTGTAAAGAAAGAAATTCATGATTATGATGATTCCGATCATTCCGGAATAATTAAACAGCATATCAAAAGCATAAACATACCATTTGATATTTAGAATTAAGGTATAGGTAATGTTTTCTGCAAATGAAGCAAAGTTCAGGAGATTGAAGTTCTCTGATGGAAGCAACACATCTTTGTGCTTTCTCAATCTAAATCTGATCAGTGATTTATCCCACCTCAATCGCTGCTTCGCTAACTTTCTAAACGTATTTGGTACGCTGGTTTGACATACTGCCCTATCCTCAAAAACAATCTTATAACCCAGTTTCCTGTACTTTACAGTAATATCTCCATCCAGCCCTGGACCAATATCCCAGCCTTTAATGTTTCTCAGCACATCCATCCTAAAAGCTCCGAAAGCACCAGAAATTATCTTGTAAATTCCGAGATAACTGGAGACCATCCTACCAATACTAATGGCATCAGAATACTCAAACGCCTGCAAGGTAGTTGCCAGACTTTCTTTGTAGTTTCTAACCATAACATTTCCACCAACGGCTCCTACCCTACTATCTTCATAAAAAGGGATAATGATCTGTTCTATCGCATCCATATCGTAAGAGCAATCAGCATCCAAATGCACAACGTACTTACCACTTGCCAGACGAAGAGCAGTATTAGCTCCAGAAGCTTTACCCCCTCTCACTTCATTTCTAATGAAGATATCTATCAATCCATTCTTTTTCAAGGATCGACAGATCTCCTCTGTATTATCATCAGACCCATCATCTACAATAATCAACTCAAAGTTTTGGTAGGTCTGTTCTCTCAGTGAGTTGGCTAGTTTATAGATGTGTTTACCTTCATTCTTTCCTGGTACGAGTATGGATATTAGCGGCTGTTCTCTTAAAAAAAGGGCTCTGGCAGCTGAACGTTTGTCTTTAGTGAAATAACGCTTAACTTTTATGACAATTAAAGCGAGTAGGTCAATGATCAGGTAGCGGAATAATTCAAATGTAAAAAAGAACCAGAATATTCGAAATAACTTACTGACGCCTACTTCAGAAATATAATTGAGAAAGTTATCTATTTCTATTGAAATCGTTTCTACCACCTTTATTCAGAATCTTTTTCAACATTGCTGGGTGTCCGATCAATGGTTTTCATCAAATTTTGAAGTTGAAGTTCATGTGACGTTGCCGTGTTCAATTTGATCGCGTTCGTTTTAATATGAACTTCTACGGTTTTGAAGTTACGCTTCATTAAACTTACCGTGAGATCTGCAATGTCATTAAGTATCTTATTTGCAATTTTTGTGGGTATCTCATTGAGCGAGAGAACCAGTGTAGAAGCGTCATAAAACGCAATAAAATCTGCTGATCTTAGATTATGTCTAAGAATACCTATCATCTCTGTTATCAAAGACTTTTGTCTTTCTAACCCTAGTCTTGAATAGATCTCTCCTGCATTGGCGAGATGCATAAAACCAATATTACTGGTATAGTCATTTTGTCTTAGTCGCTCAATCTCATACTTTAACATGATCTTGAAAACATCATATTTCACCGTACCTGGCACATCATCGAAGTCTCTGGTCGTACTCACATATCCATTAAAAGCTATTGACCTGCCTTTTCTGGTTAACGTATAATTCTTTATTTCCTTGGAGATCAGGTTTTCGATATGATTGTCGTGATGACAGGAAATACATTTTGCTTTTACGTGATAATCCTGATATTTATGATTACACTTTTGACAGGTATGTAGAACCGATGGTTTATCATAATCTACACCAATATGCCGTAGTGTTTTGTTACACTTCGGACAATTGAGCTCATCATCTATGGTATTCTGAAAGTCTTTTATCGGACCAATATAGGCACAGGGGAAATGATGTACCATATCTTCTGTTGTGCTATGCGAGCTACTACACTGCGGACAAACCTCCCGGTAATTCAAATAAGCTCCACTGCAACTCGTACATAAATAAACACGATCATTAAACGAACTCGTCAGTAAGCCGTCATCTTCTGCCATTTTAAGGATGGACAACACATTGTGCTCATCCTCTCTTGGAAAGTTGACAGACATTTCAGGATAGTAATACCCTATTCCAGAACGATTGTATGGATAAGCCTCTAATCGCTTTTTATCTCTGGTAACAAGCAAGTTGAATGTCTTATTGATGACCTCTGCCTCGAATGACATTGACTTTACCTCAAGAACCTCTTTACTTTTCATTGAGATATCTTTGGTGCGGTCCAATAAAAGTTCAACCTGTTCTAATGAAAAGACAACACCATCTATCAGCTCGTTCACCACAGGATCTTTGATGGTGACATTCTTTAATAAGAATACTGGTTTAAGATAGACTTCGGCTCTATGATGACGTCTTATCCTGGCTACTATTTCTCTGACAAACTCATCGTTCACCCCGTCAATGATAATACCATCGTAATAGGCCACACGATCAGAACTCCATCGTTCATTTTCTGACAAGATTCCAAATTCGAAACCTCCAACTTTCAGCGCGTTATTTTCATAAGTGATCTTCACAAATGCTCTTTTACCATTTATTTACCCTAACAGTTACATTCATCTTATAGAAAGCCTTCCATTTAATTTCACTTTCGTTCTCTATTGGAAAAATATCGACAGCTATTGCACGGGTGGTACTTTCATATTTCTTTTGAAACTCCTCTGGCATTCTGTAGGTGGCAAAATAGAACCGTTTGATATGTCCGGTACTTTTTTCTCCATCAGGAAAAATGATCGTTACCTCATCACCTTCCTTGAAATAAGCTAAGTCTTCTTGATTGAAAAATGCCTTGATATAAATATCCTTCTTTTCATGCATATTAAGAATGCTTTCAGACTTCAGCGCCACTTCATAATCACTTTTGTAAAGTCTGGTGATCGTGCCTGCCGTTGGAGCAAGGTAATACCTAAGAACTGGTCCATTACCAAGGGTACTGTAATTCGAAGTCAACGTTGCATCCTTTTCTATAATAGCGGCAGAACTCATTGAATTTAACTCGGCAATTAGTGCTTGAAAAACCTTATTCTCATCTTGCAATGCCAGTATTTCAAGTTCTAGTTTCTCCACCTCTTTCTTATAACTGTCCATCTTAGATTTTGGAGATATTTCTAGAATTACCTCATTCACCAACTTATCTATTTCTGTGTTGTAAAAGTTGATAAGCTCTTGCTTTTCTTTTATCTCAATTAGATTTAGTTGAATGTTTTTATTCAGCTGGTAGACTTCCTTTTCTTTCCAGGTGGAATTATCCTTATCATCCAAAATCCCCGTTAAATCCCCACTCAAACTTTGTTCAAAGGCCGCTTTTTGATCTTCATACGAGTAATAGGAAAACAGTGTATCTCCCTTGATCACATCATCACCTTCAAACTTGTAAAAAACATCTATGGTAATATCTTCTGGAACTCGCACCACTAAACTCTTAAACAATACATGACCAGGGGCTGAAACGTATAGTACGCGCGTAAAAGCGTACCTAAAAATAAAGAAAATGATCAAGCCTAAGATCAAAAAATAGACGATCTTATCCCAGTTTACCTTTTTCTTTTGCTTCGGCTTTTCCTCGAGGTTTCGGAGGACACTGTCTTTTCTATTGAAATATATATTTTTCAAGGATCAAACTTTAACAACCTTTCAAGATCATGAATAATAAAACGTTTGGTTTGCAACAAGCCACTGAGTTCATCAATTTTCTTATTCATCTCAATAGCATCTGCAAAATCTTCTGGCCTAAGTGCTATCGTGAAGTCATTACCTACGTAACCCCCAAGTCTTTTTTCTAGATAAGAAGCCGTGACATTCTCATAACACATAAAAAAGACTTCCCCTCCTTGATCGAAGACTTTGTTTACCGCTTCCTCAGGAAAGTAGGTAGGTAAACTAGCAGCTAATTTTAAACTGTTAGATTGACACCAAAGATGAACAGTTTCGAACATCTTAACATAAGCTTCAGCATAAAAGGCTTTCTTGTCATCCCAATCGTCAAAAGTTTGCGGCTCCACGTCCAAGTGAACTCCATCTACTAAACTCAGGTCCTTTCCAGATAACTTATCTTCTAGAATCTCAGTAGAGAAATTATTAATAAATTCATTATCCCCAATCATTATATCTACTGTGATCCCAAACTGTTGGCACTTTTCAGCAAACTCATTAAACTTAGCGGATTCAGAAGATGAGCTGACTACAACTCCAGAGATATTATTGATCATGCAATAATTTACCAATGTTCCTATATCATGAATAGCCAAGGTTTTGGACCATACATAAACTTCTTTTGGGTCTTTTTGAACCTTTTTGATCTCCAGATCTGCCAACTCCAATGGTTTAATGAGTTGATCAACGTCTAATTGGGGAGCTACACTTAACATCTTAAGTACGTAGAGATATAATTGTTGCTTTAGGTCTATGAGTTCGATATCTACAGACATTGATTCATCCAACCACCTCAGCGCCTTCAGGGGATTAAAGTCTAATGTATTGACATCATACCTTGCCTGCTCCTTGCGGAGCATCTCCTCAAGTTTAAGTTTTTTGTAGTAAAAAGCATTGAATTGCTTTAGTTTATAACGAAATTCATACAAATAGCTTAAAAGATCATTCTTAAGACTAATTTGCCCAGCATCTTCTTCATAATCTCCCATCAAAATTTGCTGTTTTTCAAGTTTCATCAGCTCTGCTCGCTCTTTCTTTTGAAATGAGATTGGCATTCCTACTCCAACGCCAAGTGTCAGAAAAGCCCTGTTATCAAGTGGATTATTGATCAGATCATAATAGTTGTAACGTGAATAAATGTTCAAACTAACCCTATCAATAAAACGATTCTCCAGTTCTATATTTCTCATCATCAAATGCTTACTTGAATCAGAGCTCTCTGTAGATAGCATGTCCAGACTATAGTTGTAATCTATATCAATAAGAGGAAGTGATCCCATTGAGTCCAGCTGAATGTCTTGTGAAATATTGTCGTTATAGTCTTTGTATATACTATAGAGGCTGCTAATCTCCGCATAGCTCTCTAAATTATTGAGAAGTTCTTCATGCGTTATTTTTCCTAAGTTTTGTAACTGATAAGAAATTGCCACTCGTTTTTCTGCCAATAAGAGACGTTCATCAAGAATTTCAATCTTGAACCGATTAAATTGATAAATCACCCTATGCCAATTCTGAAGTATATCTTGATTAACGTAGTTACCTTTATGCTGATCGAGTTCGGCCAAAACACTTCTATTCTTTAGTACCTGACTTTTTTTCTTATTCTCCAGAAAACCATTATTCAGAATATTCCAGGACACTTGAGCTTGTACTCTTGATTTATACAAAATATTATCAGCCACCTCCATTCCTGGAGAGGTATTATAAATATAGCCAGCCCCCCAGCTTACCCCCCAGTCTTTAGCCACAAGATCACTTTCTGCCTTCATAATTTTCGCTTTAAGATCTTGACTGTAAACCGTTGAATCATCTAGTATGAATAGCTTTTTTCCTGCACTTAATTCACCGGTCATATGATCAACGTCATAACCTATATAAGCGCGCTCCCAAACCGCATACATTTCTTGAATCAATGAGTCGACTACCCTCTGACTGAATAAAGGACTAGCAAGCATCATTATCAAAACTACAAGGTATGTTCGGGGTTTTCTCAAGTAGAAATTTTGGACGACAAATGTAAGGCTATTGTCCAATAAAAGTCAAGCAAGGATAAAGAATGTCTTAAATTTTGAGTAAAAACAGCGTTAACGCAGGATCTTCCGAACAAAGGCAACTGTGAAATATGCCATCATAAAGACACCAAACCACCCCTCTAGAGGCGCTACCACTTTGAAAAAACCAGTGGGCACACACTCCCCATAACCAATGGTTAACCAAGTAACCGCACTAAAATACAAGCTATCTATAATCTTCTCAAAAATTGATAAGTCACTCGCGATACAGCTAATTGCTCCATGATCCGTAATTTCAAAGACTACGTAGATCATACTGAACATACCGTAAAGCACGAAAATACTGAGTAATACACGTACTGGACTTGTTGCATAAAGCCCCATCCAATCAAATACTAACTTTTGAAACCCAACATTAAAATAATTGACAATTTTCTGATACCACTTTGCCTTCCTAGATTCATGCAAGATATTCGCTAACTCGCTTCGTTTAAATTCAATGTATGCTTTGTCTTCGTCTTCATATTGTCCAAGGTTATGAAATTCTTCCTTCAGCAACCTAAATTGTTCTGCCTTCTGATTATGAGAAGTCTTTTTCTGTCCGCCAATGATCTTCGGAATGTCATTGCCTTCCCATGAAATGAATAACTTTCCAAGGTTTCTAACTCCATAGAGGTACAACGTCTCCACCTCAACAGGAGTTACGCCTTTCTTGAAGTCTATGATATTTTGAATAATTGCATTAGACAAATCTATAACTTCACACTTCGTAACGCGCATATCTACATAGCTAGACAAAATACTACTCTTAATGCTAATCGTCTTAACATAGCTTTCGAAAAATGACACCCTACCTTCACCAAACTCAACTTCATCCAGAACGATGGATGCTTCTGGGAAATGAGCCATTCTAAAACTTACGGGACGTTCTCCAAATTTAGCTCTTCTAAACAGCAACCTACCATCAGCCAATTCTATTTCTTCAAATGACACCTCAGTCTTTCCAAATTGACACCTTCTGAAATCCACTTTTCCAGTACCAAAGTTTACCTTTGAAAAATCTACAAAAGGACCATTGAACACAGCACGATCAAAGTTCACATCTCCTTTACCAAATTCAGCAAACCTAAATAACACCCCTCCATCACCAAAATCAACGTTCTTGAAGTTTACTCTCCCATCATTGAACTGAGCATTAACAAACGATATATCTCCATTGATGAAGGATGCATTTTCAAAGTTCAAGGTTCCCGAACCAAAATCAGTATACTGGAAACTGTTGAACCCTTCACTGTAAGAAGTATTTTTGAAGAGCACGGTATCGGTATGAAACCACGCCTTTGAAAAGCTCAGGTTTCCAGCTCCAAAATGTGCATCACTAAAGTTAGAGGCTTCACCAATAAAGTGAGCAAAAGAAAAATCTACCTCTTTATCTGCCTCAAATAGGGCTCCAGTAGCTTTGAAGTTCTTGATTTCAACCCAACTGTCCTTTTCAAGGTTATACTTTTTTCTATAATCGTGTAGCGAAAAATTATGCACCAAACAATCGCTGATATCCACCTCTTCTCCATCAAAAATTGATTGATACAGCTTATCAAGGTCCACAACGGCTAACTTCTGTCTTTTGACAAGGTTTTTTGTTTCGTCTCTGAAAGAGACTCGAGCAGTTTGAGGATAAACCTTTCCATTCACCTCAATCTCTTCGTCTGCCACCTTAACAGAGTAGCTAACTATTTTTTTAACGACTCGCATAAATCGGTATGAAGGTAATTATTTTATTATTTTACACGCTGAAATCAAGTGTAAAATTGAACGTTAAGTAATGGTTGCTGTATTATTGAGAAAAGGAAAACCTATGAATGTAATATTCTACTTCATTACTACTTCGGTCGTACTCTTTTCGTGTACGCTTAATAAGGTGAACGAGACTACACCCTCTGAAAAGACTGTTGATCCACCTTCGGAACCTGTTGAAATCTTCAATAAAGACTACAACGTACAAATCAAGATAACGGAATACATACCTTATTGTGGAGGTGCCGCTCCTGGACCAGATCAATTAAACAATTCTGTATCCTACACGGGTAAACTTATTGTAACAAACCTATCTGACGATACGCAAACAGAGCTTTTGCCAAATGCTGGTGTATATCAAATCCAATTGAGACCGGGAGCATATACTATCAAAGAAGCTTATAAAAACCTACCTTTTACAGAGTTTATGGCTCAAAATCAGCGGAGTGGGATGTATTATATGGATGGTACGGAGGAGTGTTACAAGAAATGGTGGCAGTCCAATTTATTTGAATTTGAGGTAACTGACATTGATACGCTTATCAACTTAGAAACAAGTATTGGATCTAGTTGCTTCACAGGAACCAACCCTTGTCTTCAGTACACTGGTCCTTATCCTCCTTGATTATAAAACGTCTAGCAGTTCAATATCAAAAATCAGTACACTACCTCCGGGAATATCACCATAATCATCTAATCCATAACCAAGGTGTGATGGTATAAACAATCTTCCCGTACTTCCCTCTGGAAATAGCTGAAGCCCCTCTGTCCATCCTGGGATTACACTACGCAAACTAAAATTTGACCCAGAACCTGGACTTTGATCAAAAACATCACCATCAATAAAATACCCCTTATAGTAAGCTGTTACGCTTCCATCTGCAGTTGGATAAGCTCCAGTTCCGATACTATCAATAATATAGTAGAGTCCTGAGCCAGTCGCAGTAGCATCGATATTATTCTCTCTTAGATAATCTGTAATTACCACTTCATCAACTTCAGCTTGCTTACGCACCTTTCGCTTGCGACAAGACCCCAAAAAAACAACTGCAACAAGCATTATCAATACGATTCTTGAACTCATTTCTAAATCTTTTTAATCAGATCAACAAATTTAGCAACTTCCTTGAAAAATGAGTCTTCTCGGTAATAGGTTATGATCAACCTTCCTCCATTTTCAATAGACCTTAATTCCTGGCTATTGAACCAGCTAAGTTTTTTAGGTATCTCATTCAAGTAATTATCGTTATTCGTCATTCCAAAATGTTCCCAAATGTACTCTTTGTGTGTAATCAAGTTAACTATTGTAAAATCTGGAAAGACCAATCTATCTGTTCCTTGAAATGCCTTTTCATACTCAACGTGAAGACCTTCTTGTTCCAATAGGT
This genomic interval carries:
- a CDS encoding glycosyltransferase family 4 protein, with product MRVLQLCLKPPQPAKDGGCIAINNISRGLINLGAELKILTLSTHKHPFRLEAFDEEFVNQSGIEGVFIDTKVNVVDAFSSLVTSDSYNISRFFSTDFDILLRKTLENDEFDIVHLESLFMTTYIHTIRRFSKAKIVLRSHNLEYMIWERLARQSNNPAKKVYLTHLAKQLKKYEVNVLSGVDGIAAITDEDQLKYKNLGCKKPMITIPFGINLSDYHIQEERKSTDQLNFKLFHLGAMDWKPNLEGIAWFLEEIWNKSQQNHPAFSLHLAGRHMPDWLLENNFPNVFNHGEVDSANQFMLDHDIMIVPLLSAGGMRVKIIEGMALGKVVISTRIGAEGINCKNRENILIANNLDEFEDQLKWIEEDPERLSLIGSNARRLVEGYYDNESIMKDLYGFYVNLIQ
- a CDS encoding glycosyltransferase family 2 protein; translation: MVETISIEIDNFLNYISEVGVSKLFRIFWFFFTFELFRYLIIDLLALIVIKVKRYFTKDKRSAARALFLREQPLISILVPGKNEGKHIYKLANSLREQTYQNFELIIVDDGSDDNTEEICRSLKKNGLIDIFIRNEVRGGKASGANTALRLASGKYVVHLDADCSYDMDAIEQIIIPFYEDSRVGAVGGNVMVRNYKESLATTLQAFEYSDAISIGRMVSSYLGIYKIISGAFGAFRMDVLRNIKGWDIGPGLDGDITVKYRKLGYKIVFEDRAVCQTSVPNTFRKLAKQRLRWDKSLIRFRLRKHKDVLLPSENFNLLNFASFAENITYTLILNIKWYVYAFDMLFNYSGMIGIIIIMNFFLYTMTNYFKLIVFNFFRERKNSPFSYFIPFAPLMVLYHGYFLRFVRTISYVKELFFKASYEDAWNPEKTSAKAKEIGI
- a CDS encoding TolC family protein encodes the protein MMLASPLFSQRVVDSLIQEMYAVWERAYIGYDVDHMTGELSAGKKLFILDDSTVYSQDLKAKIMKAESDLVAKDWGVSWGAGYIYNTSPGMEVADNILYKSRVQAQVSWNILNNGFLENKKKSQVLKNRSVLAELDQHKGNYVNQDILQNWHRVIYQFNRFKIEILDERLLLAEKRVAISYQLQNLGKITHEELLNNLESYAEISSLYSIYKDYNDNISQDIQLDSMGSLPLIDIDYNYSLDMLSTESSDSSKHLMMRNIELENRFIDRVSLNIYSRYNYYDLINNPLDNRAFLTLGVGVGMPISFQKKERAELMKLEKQQILMGDYEEDAGQISLKNDLLSYLYEFRYKLKQFNAFYYKKLKLEEMLRKEQARYDVNTLDFNPLKALRWLDESMSVDIELIDLKQQLYLYVLKMLSVAPQLDVDQLIKPLELADLEIKKVQKDPKEVYVWSKTLAIHDIGTLVNYCMINNISGVVVSSSSESAKFNEFAEKCQQFGITVDIMIGDNEFINNFSTEILEDKLSGKDLSLVDGVHLDVEPQTFDDWDDKKAFYAEAYVKMFETVHLWCQSNSLKLAASLPTYFPEEAVNKVFDQGGEVFFMCYENVTASYLEKRLGGYVGNDFTIALRPEDFADAIEMNKKIDELSGLLQTKRFIIHDLERLLKFDP
- a CDS encoding TackOD1 domain-containing metal-binding protein, with product MKITYENNALKVGGFEFGILSENERWSSDRVAYYDGIIIDGVNDEFVREIVARIRRHHRAEVYLKPVFLLKNVTIKDPVVNELIDGVVFSLEQVELLLDRTKDISMKSKEVLEVKSMSFEAEVINKTFNLLVTRDKKRLEAYPYNRSGIGYYYPEMSVNFPREDEHNVLSILKMAEDDGLLTSSFNDRVYLCTSCSGAYLNYREVCPQCSSSHSTTEDMVHHFPCAYIGPIKDFQNTIDDELNCPKCNKTLRHIGVDYDKPSVLHTCQKCNHKYQDYHVKAKCISCHHDNHIENLISKEIKNYTLTRKGRSIAFNGYVSTTRDFDDVPGTVKYDVFKIMLKYEIERLRQNDYTSNIGFMHLANAGEIYSRLGLERQKSLITEMIGILRHNLRSADFIAFYDASTLVLSLNEIPTKIANKILNDIADLTVSLMKRNFKTVEVHIKTNAIKLNTATSHELQLQNLMKTIDRTPSNVEKDSE
- a CDS encoding glycosyltransferase, which gives rise to MKKKLFVISSRVPYPLDKGDKLRLYHQLKELSKEFEICLCSLDDSGKGHLYLNELKKVVQNTHIIKLTKWRIYLNLLLGAFGRKPYQVHYFYQKAAKKKVDQLIKSFQPDHIYCQLIRAAEYVKGYHEIPKTIDYQDAFSKGIERRIDKAGWLKGLFRSEHKRLLKYENLTFDYFDHHTIISEEDRNFIFHEKRKQIKIIPNGIDTHYFTPKDEERSYELLFVGNMSYAPNIDSAKYIVEEIMPLIWKERPRVKVLIAGSNPTHEVKKLTSDLITISGWVDDIRTAYLDAKIFIAPMRIGSGLQNKLLEAMSMELPCITSSLANKSLNAQHEKEVIVCSSSSSYAKAVLELLDNQMGYERLSKSGRSFVESKFSWKKSVEELAVLLNSSH
- a CDS encoding TVP38/TMEM64 family protein; translated protein: MSISISIEHDNLTIFGVNSFKNIALKKYKTALKYVWVSLLVTILIIYLLQPTAFSIEGFTSFFRDNETAILIGYVLLVLIRSIFFIPATVLLILGMALYPEAFWFLLMVNMIGILIGATVIYIAGKLFTEDDFFSAKHQAKLPVVKKKINEYGFWIVLLWSFFPLVPTDLVCYISGATHMKYFKFISAVFIGEVILVSTYLYTGKSLFEWLF